The Clostridiaceae bacterium DNA window GTACGTTTTATGACAGAACATGGTGCTGACAGGATTCTATTCAAATGTCTTGCTGAAAATGATAACAGTAAACAACAGATCTACTTTGGAGGCAGCTTTGAAGCACTGAATCAGATACCTTTCGGAGAGGTTTATCCTGATAACATTAATGGAAAAGTACCGAACTATAAAGCAGCGGTACAATTCTACTGGATAAGTTATGAAGGACAAATAGAATGTGCTCCCAAGGCACAGCTGATTCTATACCCCAAGTATCCGGAAGTACGGCTTTCAGGTTTCTTACAATATTGCAGTATTGCGCCAAGAGAACATCTTCAGCCTGTTCCACCCGGAGAACGTCGGTATAACAATGGGAAAGATGGAAGAGTTCTTGTTATGGGGATTTGTAGAGATGGCAAAATTCTTGCTTATCTTGTTCCGGCTGGATCATCTTTATCTGATGAACTAACTTCAATTGCTGATAATTCAAGTATATTTACATGCATTGAAATCGGATCGAGGTTCGCTAAAAAGGTATCTATATTGACCAAAATACAGGAAATTCAGAACAAAGGCTGGATATCAGGCAAAAGAATGAATTCTCAAGGGAAAATTGTTCCTTATAACGCACCTAATGCAGGGGGTTATACATTTGAAGCATGTATGGGGATTATTCCAAATGGGAGAGCAGAGCCGGACTGGATGGGATGGGAATTAAAAGCATTTACCAGTAACAGAATTACACTAATGACGCCCGAACCAGATGCAGGATACTATGGTGTGCACGGAGTTGGAAGTTTTGTGCAGAGATTTGGACACGCCAGAGAACAAGGAGATTTATATTTTACTGGTATCCATAAATGTGGGAGCACAAATGCCAGAACAGGGATGAGCATGATCCTTTACGGTTATAATGAAGAAACGAAGCGCATTATAAATGTTGCCGGAGGTTTGGTATTATTGGACTCGTATGGAGAACCTGCAGCAGTTTGGACGTTTGCTAAACTTATTGAGCATTGGGGTAAAAAACATGCTCATGCGGTATATATTCCATATCAAAAACGTATTATGAACGGAGAATACCAATACAGATATGTAAACCCTGTTAAGGTAGGAGAAGGAACTGATTTCAACAAATTCCTGAATGCATTTAATAATGGAGTCGTTTTTTATGATCCTGCAAACAAGCTCTTTATAAACAACAAGGGTAATTTTCAAATCAAGGCTCGTAACCAATTCAGGATGATGGCTAATGATTTAAATGTGCTATATGATAATTTTTCAAATGAAACCTTGACTTTAATACTATAGACAATACCGAGGTAGGAAACCATGGACATTCATTCAAAAGATATTCGCAGCTATAATATGTCGATGATTAAAAGCAGGAATACAAAACCAGAAGGTATAGTCAGGACTTTTTTGTTTTCCAATGGTTTTCGGTACAGAAAGAATGATAAAAAACTCCCAGGTTGTCCTGATATTGTATTACCTAAGTATAAAACGGTGGTTTTCATCAATGGCTGCTTCTGGCATGTTCATGAAAACTGTAAGTATTTTGCTTGGCCATCCTCTAATGCCGAATTCTGGAAGGAGAAATTAAGAAAGAATAAGCAGCGTGACGAAGAAAATGTTAAGAAGTTGGCAAATATGGGCTGGAAAGTAATAATTGTCTGGGAATGTGAACTTAAAAAGCCTGTTAGGAATGAGCGTCTGGAAAAATTGTTGAATGAAATCAATCCTGACTACATCTAGAATTTTCATTGAATCTTGCTTTATAATAATGGGGCTTTTGCCATTCTCAATAATACCACAAACAAAAGAGTAATCCGGGAACATATTTATGGCGGGATATATTTTTAAAGTTGTAAGTATTTACAAGTAGTGACTCTATATGAAATAATAGATGCAAAATGTAGCTATAAAATTTGCTGTAAGGAGGTTATGTTAATGGCGTTTGAAAGCTTATCATATAGGTACACGTATAATATTTCTAATTTTCCACAAAGGTGGCTGCCGTTAATACATTTGTATGATCCCGATCTTCCATTGTTTCCAATATACTACTTCCATGTACTTCCAGAAGGTTTGACACAAGGGGTACGTCCAACTGATACTCAAAGAGCATTTGGCTATGTGGAGAAAGTAAATTTAAATGATGATGGAAGTATTGATGCGACTATTGTTACAAACAAGGATTTAACAAATCCAATAAATAGAAATTTTATTAATCCTGTACAACGGGTAATTAAAGAAAGATTTGGTATACAAAACCCGGTTTTACCGGTAGATATACAGAATGCTTTTACTGCGCCTTTTACAAATGCAAATAATGTATTGTTTGAGATTTGGCAGCGGGTTGTATCAAATGCATATGGTGATATCCTTCCATTTGGACGACTATGGGATGAGGTACTTGGATTAGTTAGATTTGTTTCAAGTTGGTATTCATCAGGAGGCAGAAAGGGTGAATTAATTCAAACTCATTATTTTGTATCTAAATTTGGTGTCAAGATACAATCCGCTGGAGGTATTCCTCAGGTAGATTTCTATTTGTTACCTACAATAGGTGAGCTTACTGATTCCAGTAATCCATTAACAAGCTTTCCCTGGTTTGCAAAACTTGTTAATATAGCTCGTATCTTTCAATCAAATTATTGTACACAGATTAATATTGGAGGGATGAATTTATCAAAATTTAATAATCCAACTGGACGTCAGTTTAACACGGAAGGTATACTTTCTATACTGCAAAGTAATAATATTCCTTTCGATCATAGGCCGCAAGCGATCGAATGTTATAACACCTTTGATAAGGGACCCATGAGGACGGTAATTTTTTTGATGATGCTTGATGACATACGGAATAGACGGTATGACCCAAGTGTTTTGAATTCATCACAATGTGGCTCAATATATGACGGCTTAAAACGTGCTAGTGCTTATCAATCTCCTAAAGTTATACAAATTTATGCGCAACAGAGTTTTGGCAATGCATCAGCAATGCCTGTAGATACTTGGATTGACACATTTTTTAAGTGGCCATTAAACATATATCCAACGGGGAGATCTGGTAATAAGTATGGTCGAATATTTTCTCATTCTCAAAACTTGGGTAAAGTAGAACGATTACTCTGGGTTGCAGGACAAGCGCGTAAAGTTCATTCTTCAGCGTGTAATGATGCCTTGTGGTGCTTAAAATATTCGTCTGAAGGTAAACCCAGAGGAGCCAATCCATTAGCATGTAATATTTGTATTGAAAGTATTAGGAATAGCTGCCCAGCATATATGAATATAAGGAACAGAAGGGTCTGCTTTAATACGCCTGGTTTAATTACAGGAACAGATTTTCTGATAACAACAAGCTCCAACAATAATACTACCCCCAACCAGTCCTTTACAAGTTGTCAGGGCAATAGCATTTATGAATATACTATGGATGACTTTTCACCTGCTGATTCTCCAAATGGATTTACACCATATCCAGCACCGGGTCATAATGGAAGTATAATAACAGTTGAACAATTTGTTCAAATTTACTAGGTAATTAAAGGAGAGGAAGGTTAGGTTTTCTTCTTCTCCTCTCAATTATAAGATTTAACATATAAATTCAAAATCAGTGGTTAAATTATTTATCGGATTTTTGGTTAGAATGTCCACAAAATATATATTCTTCAGCCTGATTTTTACGTATTTCATTATTCTCAGAATCTTTCCAATTCAATATTCAACATTTATTGCAATAAGTAATAAAAATATGTACACTTAATGATGAGTATTTAATGACATAATAAAGCTAGGGGGGACAGTAATGGTATATTCATCGATTTTAATGAAAAAATATAATAAATGTGGGGAAAAAACCAAGTTATTATTTGATAATCTTATTGAACAAAGCTCAAAATATTGCAGTAGTCATTCATCAGTTAACATGAAAGAATACCATTATCGTCTTCAAAAAGAGTATCCGAATGCTAAAGGAAGGAAAACTCAGAACTTTTGTGTGTATACACTTACTCCTTTTCGAAATGGAGTTACAATTCATTTAAGGACAGATGGAAAGAGTGTTTCCAGTAAAGTTCTTAATCTTGATGTTATTAGTGAGTGTTCTTATCTTACAGGTAAAGAGTGGGTGAAATTTGGAGTTAAAAGTGAAGAAGATTTAGATGAGACAATTAAACTAATTGAAAAAATATATAAATCTAAGGAGTAGTAGCAATGGCCTTTTACCTTAAGTATCATCACGCTTTTATGGGTAAATTCATTCACTAAGATGAAATTTTTTGTACTCCAGTTACTTAAATTGAACGAAAACACATAAAGAGTATCAATTTCGACAATTAAAGAAAGTGTAGAAAAGTGGGATTAGAAAAAAGGTCGTATGGCTTCCTCTGAAGATGCTTTAAAAATATCATATCAGTAAGTGATAATCATATGAAATCAGAATTATTCTTTATATTGCTTA harbors:
- the vsr gene encoding DNA mismatch endonuclease Vsr, with product MDIHSKDIRSYNMSMIKSRNTKPEGIVRTFLFSNGFRYRKNDKKLPGCPDIVLPKYKTVVFINGCFWHVHENCKYFAWPSSNAEFWKEKLRKNKQRDEENVKKLANMGWKVIIVWECELKKPVRNERLEKLLNEINPDYI